A genomic region of Sulfobacillus acidophilus DSM 10332 contains the following coding sequences:
- a CDS encoding ABC transporter, CydDC cysteine exporter (CydDC-E) family, permease/ATP-binding protein CydC (PFAM: ABC transporter transmembrane region; ABC transporter~TIGRFAM: thiol reductant ABC exporter, CydC subunit~COGs: COG4987 ABC-type transport system involved in cytochrome bd biosynthesis fused ATPase and permease components~InterPro IPR014223:IPR003593:IPR003439~KEGG: drm:Dred_1642 ABC transporter, transmembrane region, type 1~PFAM: ABC transporter-like~PRIAM: Xenobiotic-transporting ATPase~SMART: ATPase, AAA+ type, core~SPTR: ABC transporter, transmembrane region, type 1;~TIGRFAM: ABC transporter, CydDC cysteine exporter (CydDC-E) family, permease/ATP-binding protein CydC) produces MRSWVERLAPYTWWAVLALSFGVLTVAANLGLSSTAAYLIAKAAQHPSTILLLWVPIVGVRAFGTSRGVFRYGDRYFSHDVTFRLLKDLRVRLYQALEPLSLVRWRQYLSGDLLTRFSADVETLQNAYLGLLSPTLIAVGGILIAAGIGWVVAPAIGLSLLILLTLVGFWVPWIMYRVTDQNARELVTRRAVLASRWVDWIYGLADLLMLNQDGAALQWHDHYQKEWQALVRRINRLKGWVAGLNEGLNHLIAWAILALAADLALHHRISGVEVSVAVFLALASFEAIRPLPGAFQMSGQVLSANQRIEEITRQPVPARRITWQPDNRPPAVDLLHVSYRYREQDPWIFNEADLSLAPAGVTVLIGESGAGKSSLVQLLTGQVSPSAGQIVVNGHPLENADPDAWLKRLAVVNQHPHIFDTTLRQNLLLARPDASEADLWQALAQVELAEWARQLPEGLDSPVGDHGQSLSGGQRKRLALARVLLKRDTTLWILDEPTEGLDLPLAQQVMRLVLTAGEGKTVLWISHDMSYAELVDRVVELAEGRFREIRTARPPQSVSVHG; encoded by the coding sequence ATGCGCTCTTGGGTTGAACGTTTAGCACCGTATACGTGGTGGGCCGTCTTGGCGCTATCTTTCGGCGTACTGACGGTCGCTGCCAACCTCGGCTTATCCAGCACCGCGGCTTATCTGATTGCCAAGGCGGCACAACATCCCTCGACGATTTTATTGCTTTGGGTGCCGATTGTCGGCGTTCGCGCGTTCGGTACTTCCCGCGGTGTATTTCGCTACGGCGATCGATACTTTTCCCATGATGTGACCTTTCGGTTGTTGAAAGATTTGCGCGTGCGCCTCTATCAAGCGTTAGAACCGCTCTCTTTGGTGCGCTGGCGGCAATATCTGAGCGGGGACTTGTTGACCCGATTTAGCGCCGACGTCGAGACGTTACAAAATGCCTATCTGGGGCTTTTGTCGCCCACATTGATTGCCGTCGGCGGCATTCTGATTGCGGCCGGCATTGGCTGGGTCGTCGCGCCCGCGATCGGCCTGAGCCTACTCATTTTGTTGACGCTGGTGGGTTTTTGGGTCCCTTGGATCATGTATCGGGTTACCGACCAGAACGCGCGGGAGCTGGTCACCAGACGAGCCGTCTTGGCCAGTCGCTGGGTCGACTGGATCTACGGATTGGCCGACCTTTTGATGTTAAATCAAGACGGCGCGGCCCTTCAGTGGCACGACCACTACCAAAAAGAATGGCAAGCGCTAGTCCGCCGGATTAATCGCTTGAAGGGCTGGGTGGCGGGCCTCAACGAAGGCCTCAATCATCTTATCGCCTGGGCTATTTTAGCGCTGGCCGCCGACTTGGCTCTTCATCACCGCATTTCCGGCGTCGAGGTCTCGGTCGCGGTGTTTTTGGCCTTAGCGAGTTTCGAAGCCATTCGCCCGCTCCCGGGAGCCTTTCAAATGAGCGGCCAAGTTCTGAGCGCCAATCAGCGCATCGAAGAGATTACCCGCCAGCCGGTCCCCGCGCGCCGAATCACCTGGCAACCCGATAACCGTCCCCCGGCCGTGGATCTGCTCCACGTGTCCTATCGATATCGAGAACAAGATCCGTGGATATTCAACGAGGCCGACCTCTCGCTGGCTCCCGCCGGTGTGACCGTCCTCATCGGGGAAAGCGGCGCCGGAAAGTCCTCATTGGTCCAGTTGCTCACCGGGCAAGTCTCCCCTTCGGCCGGCCAAATCGTGGTCAATGGCCATCCGCTGGAAAATGCGGATCCGGACGCCTGGTTGAAGCGCTTGGCGGTCGTGAACCAACATCCCCACATTTTCGACACCACGTTACGGCAGAACCTGCTTTTAGCCCGCCCGGACGCGTCGGAGGCGGACCTCTGGCAGGCCTTGGCCCAAGTCGAGTTGGCCGAATGGGCCCGGCAGCTGCCGGAAGGACTGGATAGTCCGGTCGGAGACCACGGCCAAAGTTTGTCCGGCGGCCAGCGCAAGCGACTGGCTTTGGCCCGGGTTCTGTTGAAACGGGACACCACGCTATGGATCCTGGACGAACCGACCGAAGGGTTGGATTTACCCTTGGCCCAACAGGTGATGCGGCTAGTCTTGACGGCCGGCGAAGGTAAAACCGTTCTCTGGATTAGCCATGACATGAGCTATGCCGAGTTGGTTGATCGCGTGGTTGAGCTGGCAGAAGGGCGGTTCCGGGAAATCCGCACCGCACGGCCCCCACAATCGGTGTCGGTCCATGGATAA
- a CDS encoding acyltransferase 3 (PFAM: Acyltransferase family~COGs: COG3274 conserved hypothetical protein~KEGG: fri:FraEuI1c_5956 acyltransferase 3~SPTR: Acyltransferase 3), with protein sequence MAERPKKYVEAIDLVRALTIVSVIAVHSTWYTANGGGWVASGALLSLLHFTRESFMAMTGFVLTWSLFGKRLDWPTVWAKRYRLVLFPYLIWSFLYLWLFKPQPTFLGFWATYGRDLLNGGAWFHLYYLLITMQFYLVLPLFLFLMRWGQKRPWTVFWGTAAFQVLLMAYDQYGLSAHPGGLNAYTGDEVWSYALYFVMGGLAALHWPHIREWLAAHGRLVGWIVVSGAGIMLSGFGLQWQLTHNLTLADAVLQPAMVPWSVAIIVGLGWLGVQYEEARIRRPGRWPLVALIADLSFGIYLFHPMLLQWWTNGLNAVHGFVTGYPLDALTVVVVTAGATLTVRVLSWFPFSPWVIGRSAAPRPSWLRWRRPLSPSDEREVPAESR encoded by the coding sequence ATGGCGGAGCGTCCCAAAAAGTATGTGGAAGCAATTGATTTGGTCCGTGCTTTGACCATCGTCAGCGTGATTGCCGTGCATTCCACCTGGTATACCGCGAATGGCGGCGGATGGGTCGCCTCGGGGGCCCTCTTGTCGCTGTTGCATTTTACTCGAGAATCGTTTATGGCCATGACCGGTTTTGTTCTCACCTGGTCGTTGTTCGGAAAACGGCTGGACTGGCCCACGGTGTGGGCCAAACGCTATCGCCTGGTTCTTTTCCCCTACCTCATCTGGAGTTTTCTCTACTTGTGGCTTTTCAAGCCGCAGCCGACGTTTCTGGGATTTTGGGCCACTTATGGACGAGATTTGTTAAATGGCGGGGCATGGTTTCATCTGTACTATCTCTTGATCACGATGCAATTCTATCTGGTCTTACCCTTGTTTTTATTCCTGATGCGCTGGGGCCAAAAACGGCCCTGGACCGTGTTTTGGGGAACCGCCGCATTTCAGGTGCTCTTGATGGCTTACGACCAATATGGCTTGTCGGCCCACCCTGGCGGCTTGAATGCCTACACCGGCGACGAAGTGTGGAGCTATGCGCTGTATTTTGTCATGGGAGGGTTAGCGGCGCTCCACTGGCCGCACATTCGGGAATGGCTTGCCGCGCACGGGCGGCTGGTGGGTTGGATCGTCGTGAGCGGGGCGGGTATCATGCTGTCGGGGTTTGGGCTCCAATGGCAATTGACGCATAACCTGACCCTCGCCGATGCCGTTTTGCAACCCGCCATGGTGCCTTGGTCAGTGGCGATAATTGTGGGGTTGGGATGGCTTGGGGTGCAATACGAGGAAGCCCGCATCCGTCGGCCCGGCCGCTGGCCACTCGTCGCGCTAATAGCCGATTTGAGTTTCGGCATCTATCTTTTTCACCCGATGCTCCTCCAATGGTGGACTAACGGGCTAAATGCCGTACATGGGTTTGTCACCGGCTATCCCTTGGACGCGCTGACGGTGGTCGTGGTGACGGCCGGGGCGACCCTCACGGTGCGGGTGTTGTCCTGGTTTCCCTTTAGTCCGTGGGTGATTGGCCGCTCGGCGGCTCCGCGGCCGAGCTGGCTTCGCTGGCGGCGGCCCCTATCCCCAAGCGACGAGCGAGAAGTTCCGGCTGAAAGCCGATAA
- a CDS encoding major facilitator superfamily MFS_1 (PFAM: Sugar (and other) transporter~COGs: COG0738 Fucose permease~InterPro IPR011701~KEGG: mta:Moth_2413 major facilitator transporter~PFAM: Major facilitator superfamily MFS-1~SPTR: Major facilitator superfamily MFS_1), with product MRLFRSMTRAQRLWLVLAATAWLIESYDIGLVSVVLVPFKKLWHLTASDVGLLVASATVGIVLGVVPAGFLADRLGRKRMMVGALAFYSVITALTALAPDWHAVLGLRLLAGIGLGAMFPLPYTLLTELSPPTARGAVAGLLDAFLSVGYFLAPLAGGLVLTALPLGVGWRVLFLVAVLGLLYAGVLARYLPESPRWLASKGRVAEAQAIWAACGATEPLAAVDSAPPRVSARTLWQSPYRRRTLMLWIAFPSILFIFYAIMNFMPSILVKEHIHGAWVYEFAALIMAASIPGKLIESWLVERWGRKPVIVGFTVIAGVLALAFPLARQPFAIVGLGMALAFFGISVDPAVKVFTAEQYPTVIRGTGVGMTEGVGRLIGGALAPYIMALFLSATGLWGTFLFIASVAFVGALVVLGLGQETARRPLEERVLAPRFAGEVR from the coding sequence TTGCGGCTATTTCGCAGTATGACCCGAGCTCAGCGGCTCTGGCTGGTCTTGGCGGCCACTGCCTGGCTCATTGAATCCTATGATATTGGGCTTGTGAGCGTGGTTTTGGTTCCGTTTAAAAAACTGTGGCATCTTACGGCGTCGGACGTGGGATTATTGGTCGCGTCGGCGACCGTCGGGATTGTCCTGGGCGTGGTGCCGGCCGGATTTCTGGCCGATCGTCTGGGCCGAAAGCGGATGATGGTCGGGGCGTTGGCGTTTTATTCGGTGATTACCGCCTTGACCGCATTGGCCCCGGACTGGCATGCCGTTTTAGGACTGCGCCTCTTGGCCGGCATTGGCCTGGGCGCGATGTTTCCGTTACCCTACACGTTATTGACCGAATTGAGCCCACCGACGGCCCGGGGAGCCGTGGCCGGTCTTTTGGACGCGTTTTTGTCGGTGGGATATTTTTTGGCGCCCTTAGCGGGCGGTCTCGTACTGACCGCATTGCCGCTGGGCGTCGGTTGGCGCGTGCTGTTTTTGGTCGCCGTTTTGGGCTTGCTTTATGCCGGGGTGTTGGCTCGCTATCTACCCGAATCGCCGCGCTGGCTGGCGTCAAAAGGTCGCGTGGCGGAAGCTCAAGCGATTTGGGCCGCCTGTGGTGCGACGGAACCGTTGGCTGCCGTTGATTCGGCACCGCCTCGGGTTTCCGCCCGAACGCTCTGGCAATCGCCTTATCGTCGGCGAACCCTCATGTTGTGGATTGCCTTTCCGAGCATCCTCTTCATCTTTTATGCGATCATGAACTTTATGCCCAGCATTTTAGTTAAAGAACATATCCATGGGGCCTGGGTCTACGAATTTGCCGCACTAATCATGGCGGCTTCCATTCCGGGCAAATTGATCGAGTCCTGGTTGGTCGAAAGGTGGGGCCGTAAGCCGGTCATCGTCGGGTTCACCGTCATCGCCGGCGTCTTGGCTTTGGCCTTTCCTTTAGCCCGCCAGCCGTTCGCGATTGTCGGGTTGGGAATGGCCCTCGCCTTTTTCGGCATTTCGGTGGATCCGGCGGTTAAAGTGTTTACCGCGGAACAATATCCTACGGTCATCCGGGGAACCGGGGTCGGGATGACCGAAGGCGTCGGACGCCTCATCGGGGGGGCGTTGGCGCCGTATATCATGGCGTTGTTTTTGTCGGCCACCGGGCTTTGGGGTACGTTTCTCTTTATCGCAAGTGTCGCCTTTGTCGGGGCCTTAGTCGTTCTGGGACTCGGCCAGGAAACCGCGCGTCGCCCGTTGGAAGAACGGGTGCTGGCTCCCAGGTTCGCCGGGGAGGTGCGCTAA
- a CDS encoding glutaredoxin (PFAM: Glutaredoxin~Contains Selenocysteine~InterPro IPR002109~KEGG: sti:Sthe_2104 glutaredoxin~PFAM: Glutaredoxin~SPTR: Glutaredoxin;~manually curated) — protein MDKGRQRVVVYVQPGUHACEQATAWLAHHRINYEVRDVLENLEWLDEVMAWGSTSTPTIVIEDEAVIGFQPELLARRLGIGAAASEASSAAEPPSGQSPTD, from the coding sequence ATGGATAAGGGGCGGCAACGGGTGGTGGTTTACGTCCAACCGGGTTGACACGCCTGTGAGCAAGCGACAGCGTGGCTGGCGCATCACCGCATCAACTATGAAGTACGCGACGTATTAGAGAATCTCGAATGGCTTGACGAGGTGATGGCGTGGGGGTCGACGTCGACCCCCACCATTGTCATTGAGGACGAGGCCGTTATCGGCTTTCAGCCGGAACTTCTCGCTCGTCGCTTGGGGATAGGGGCCGCCGCCAGCGAAGCCAGCTCGGCCGCGGAGCCGCCGAGCGGCCAATCACCCACGGACTAA
- a CDS encoding ABC transporter, CydDC cysteine exporter (CydDC-E) family, permease/ATP-binding protein CydD (PFAM: ABC transporter transmembrane region; ABC transporter~TIGRFAM: thiol reductant ABC exporter, CydD subunit~COGs: COG4988 ABC-type transport system involved in cytochrome bd biosynthesis ATPase and permease components~InterPro IPR014216:IPR003593:IPR001140:IPR003439~KEGG: drm:Dred_1641 ABC transporter, transmembrane region, type 1~PFAM: ABC transporter-like; ABC transporter, transmembrane region~PRIAM: Xenobiotic-transporting ATPase~SMART: ATPase, AAA+ type, core~SPTR: ABC transporter, transmembrane region, type 1;~TIGRFAM: ABC transporter, CydDC cysteine exporter (CydDC-E) family, permease/ATP-binding protein CydD) → MFQRLIRELRTMRRLMVWVAVLGGVTGGLIIAEASAIAHIVAGIYLGHWGYRTLIRGLGLLLLIVLARGLVAGFLETGSLNLSARIQSELRQRLLSRLFEAGPLAWNREHGGELVNTVITGIDNLETFLARYVPQIAITALVPLVIGIRVLLSDWISAAILLITVPLIPFFMALIGRRAQVETDKRWAHLGRLGAHFLDLVQGLETLKLFGQSRRQTDALSQSAEQFRKSTMASLRLAFMSGMVLELLASLSMAMIAVAVGIRLVGGHISFERAIFLLILIPDFYAPWRALGAKFHDGLNGLAAARSLYEWLDRPPLAQGVGTVKIGQGGPWPIQLQHVGFRYSDRSPLVLRDVTAMIEPGEALAVIGPSGSGKSTLLSLLLGFADPTEGEILVNRVPFRDLDRAWWRTQVAYINQSPYLFDGTIEDNLRLARPDADDRAVADAIRAAHLDEALARFPEGVLTKVGENGMRLSGGERQRVALARAFLQAKPFIVLDEPAAHLDARTEAVLTEAIHRLKTASTVILVTHRWKTLEAADRILLLIEGQVAEIGRPAALSHPFFRQAQRLAAQGEEAMVDALLG, encoded by the coding sequence GTGTTCCAGCGGTTAATACGGGAATTACGGACCATGCGGCGGCTCATGGTATGGGTCGCGGTTTTAGGCGGGGTGACGGGCGGTCTCATTATCGCCGAGGCCTCCGCCATCGCCCACATCGTGGCTGGCATATACCTCGGCCATTGGGGCTATAGGACATTAATTCGCGGTCTAGGGCTGCTACTCCTCATTGTGTTGGCTCGGGGCCTGGTGGCGGGATTTTTGGAAACCGGTTCCCTAAATCTATCGGCCCGCATCCAGTCCGAACTTCGGCAACGTTTGCTGAGCCGTTTATTTGAAGCCGGTCCGTTGGCCTGGAACCGTGAACACGGAGGGGAGTTAGTCAACACCGTCATCACCGGAATTGATAATTTGGAGACCTTTTTGGCCCGGTATGTGCCGCAAATCGCGATCACCGCGTTAGTCCCGTTGGTCATCGGGATACGGGTCCTCTTGAGCGATTGGATTAGTGCCGCCATTTTGCTGATTACCGTTCCTTTGATTCCCTTTTTCATGGCCCTGATTGGCCGCCGGGCGCAAGTGGAAACCGACAAACGGTGGGCGCACTTAGGCCGCTTGGGGGCTCATTTCCTCGATTTGGTGCAGGGACTGGAAACCTTGAAACTCTTTGGCCAAAGTCGCCGCCAAACCGACGCGCTCAGCCAATCGGCCGAGCAGTTTCGGAAGAGTACCATGGCGAGTCTTCGGCTGGCGTTTATGTCCGGGATGGTGCTCGAACTGCTAGCCTCCCTGAGTATGGCCATGATTGCGGTGGCAGTGGGCATTCGACTGGTCGGTGGACACATTTCGTTTGAACGGGCGATCTTTCTTTTGATTTTGATTCCTGACTTTTACGCCCCTTGGCGCGCCCTGGGCGCGAAATTCCATGATGGCCTAAACGGCTTGGCGGCTGCCCGTTCCCTCTACGAGTGGCTCGATCGTCCCCCGCTGGCGCAGGGCGTCGGCACCGTAAAAATCGGGCAGGGCGGTCCCTGGCCGATTCAACTCCAGCACGTCGGCTTTCGTTATTCGGACCGGTCCCCGCTCGTTTTACGGGACGTCACCGCCATGATCGAACCGGGAGAAGCGCTGGCCGTTATCGGCCCGTCGGGAAGCGGCAAATCCACCCTCTTGTCACTTCTTTTGGGCTTTGCCGACCCGACCGAGGGAGAGATCCTGGTCAATCGGGTTCCGTTTCGTGACCTCGATCGCGCCTGGTGGCGAACTCAGGTCGCCTATATTAACCAGTCGCCTTATCTCTTTGACGGCACGATCGAGGACAATTTGCGGCTAGCCCGTCCAGACGCTGACGACCGGGCCGTCGCCGATGCGATTCGGGCCGCCCACCTGGACGAAGCCTTGGCCCGCTTTCCGGAGGGGGTTTTGACAAAAGTGGGGGAAAACGGCATGCGGCTGTCGGGCGGCGAGCGTCAACGGGTCGCGTTGGCCCGTGCGTTTTTACAGGCGAAACCGTTTATTGTTTTAGACGAACCGGCGGCGCATCTGGATGCCCGAACCGAAGCGGTCCTCACTGAGGCGATTCACCGGTTGAAAACCGCCAGTACGGTGATTCTGGTCACCCATCGATGGAAGACGCTCGAGGCGGCCGATCGCATTTTGCTCCTTATTGAGGGTCAGGTGGCCGAAATCGGGCGTCCAGCGGCATTGAGTCACCCGTTTTTCCGTCAGGCCCAACGGTTGGCCGCTCAAGGAGAGGAGGCGATGGTCGATGCGCTCTTGGGTTGA
- a CDS encoding o-succinylbenzoate--CoA ligase (PFAM: AMP-binding enzyme~COGs: COG0318 Acyl-CoA synthetase (AMP-forming)/AMP-acid ligase II~InterPro IPR000873~KEGG: chl:Chy400_2204 AMP-dependent synthetase and ligase~PFAM: AMP-dependent synthetase/ligase~PRIAM: o-succinylbenzoate--CoA ligase~SPTR: AMP-dependent synthetase and ligase) has translation MDLRQVSAGEATDLFLTVVGGAGIRSRWSFARLAEAVHGEAARLRRQGIRRGDRVGVTAGPPDQFIVAWYALWTLEAVVVPLNPSAPADDWQRTLTIAQAQWLWVLPGTPVRLAAAPAREGDSGAGMILLTSGSTGHPKPVGLAAEQLWLVAREVQKAHQLSPSDHEFCPLPLFHVNALVVGVLTSWATGSRLTLPEDGFHRRVFWHQVQAVKPSWLNLAPSILHILMDEPPLKPLPPLRMVRSASAPLPAMIRERVEREWGIPVIETYGMTEAGSQIAANPWPPDRRRPGTVGIGFGVAMRVVDQDGLPVSPGQSGEVEISGPTVIRPQWGPNRWARLRQGWYRTGDIGRLDADGYLTLEGRVRDLINRGGEKISPREVEEWLLQASGVQDVAVVGRPHPVLGEEPVAFVVPRETRESDRLPERLRVWAENGLDRFKRPADYFIVTRLPKGHTGKVQRQELRHWLLAGGGGH, from the coding sequence ATGGATTTGCGCCAGGTTTCGGCAGGAGAAGCCACGGATCTTTTTCTGACCGTGGTAGGCGGCGCTGGAATTCGGAGCCGCTGGTCGTTTGCCCGCTTGGCCGAGGCGGTGCATGGGGAGGCGGCGCGACTGCGTCGGCAGGGAATTCGGCGCGGGGACCGGGTCGGGGTGACCGCCGGTCCGCCGGATCAATTTATTGTTGCGTGGTATGCGCTGTGGACCTTGGAGGCGGTGGTCGTTCCGCTGAATCCGTCGGCACCGGCCGATGATTGGCAGCGCACGCTCACCATCGCCCAAGCCCAATGGTTATGGGTTTTACCCGGGACGCCGGTACGACTGGCGGCGGCCCCGGCGCGGGAGGGGGATAGCGGGGCGGGGATGATTTTGCTGACCTCCGGGAGCACCGGTCATCCGAAACCGGTGGGGCTTGCCGCCGAACAACTTTGGTTAGTCGCGCGGGAAGTCCAAAAGGCCCATCAGTTATCGCCGAGCGATCACGAATTTTGTCCTTTGCCGCTTTTCCATGTGAACGCGCTGGTGGTCGGGGTTTTGACCAGTTGGGCCACCGGCTCCCGACTCACCCTGCCGGAAGACGGATTTCACCGCCGCGTCTTTTGGCACCAGGTGCAAGCGGTGAAGCCCAGCTGGCTTAATTTAGCCCCGAGTATTTTGCACATTTTAATGGACGAGCCCCCGCTAAAGCCTTTGCCGCCCTTGCGCATGGTCCGTTCGGCGTCCGCGCCGCTGCCGGCTATGATTCGGGAACGGGTCGAGCGGGAGTGGGGGATTCCCGTTATCGAAACCTATGGCATGACCGAGGCGGGCAGCCAAATTGCGGCCAACCCGTGGCCGCCTGACCGGCGTCGGCCGGGTACGGTCGGCATCGGGTTTGGGGTTGCGATGCGAGTCGTGGACCAAGACGGGTTGCCGGTTTCCCCGGGCCAGTCCGGAGAAGTGGAGATTAGCGGACCCACGGTGATTCGACCGCAGTGGGGTCCTAACCGCTGGGCTCGATTGCGGCAAGGCTGGTATCGCACGGGCGATATCGGCCGATTGGATGCCGACGGGTATCTGACCTTAGAAGGGCGCGTACGGGATTTGATTAACCGCGGGGGCGAAAAAATATCGCCTCGGGAAGTGGAAGAATGGCTGTTGCAAGCGTCCGGGGTGCAGGACGTTGCGGTGGTGGGCCGTCCTCACCCGGTTTTGGGGGAAGAGCCGGTGGCATTTGTCGTGCCGCGGGAGACCCGGGAGTCCGATCGTCTCCCGGAACGTCTCCGGGTATGGGCGGAGAACGGGCTCGACCGATTTAAACGGCCGGCCGATTACTTTATAGTCACGCGATTACCGAAAGGCCATACCGGCAAAGTGCAACGGCAAGAGTTGCGCCATTGGCTTTTAGCGGGAGGAGGGGGTCATTGA
- a CDS encoding cytochrome bd quinol oxidase subunit 1 apoprotein (PFAM: Bacterial Cytochrome Ubiquinol Oxidase~COGs: COG1271 Cytochrome bd-type quinol oxidase subunit 1~InterPro IPR002585~KEGG: bts:Btus_2232 cytochrome bd ubiquinol oxidase subunit I~PFAM: Cytochrome bd ubiquinol oxidase, subunit I~SPTR: Cytochrome bd ubiquinol oxidase subunit I), with the protein MSQLGWARLQFGVTTIYHFFFVPVTIGMALLLAIMESIYVATGNEDYKTLVKFWGKLFLINFAVGVVTGILQEFQFGLDWADYSRFVGDIFGAPLAIEALAAFFLESTFIGIWQFGWEQVSKKVHLLAIWMVALGTTLSGFWILTANSFMQEPVGYVLVHGKAEMKSFGALLTNPQLWVEFPHTIVAAYLTASVFMLAISAYQILKHRTPELFEKSFKLAAVGTLVFGISVAVIGDAQASHLVQAQPMKIAAAEAIWQNTGNHAPWTVIGIVDAKDHQLKDAIQIPDMLTMLAYKRLSGSLEGINALQAASVKQFGPGNYVPPVAPTFYSFRVMIFAGTLMILGGLWATWRIKGNRFLQNRRLLKLMVWMLPLPYIANSAGWIMTEVGRQPWVVYGLLGTAHGVSPAQTVPAAEIITSLTAFAAIYTAMAIAAIFLFKKYIDLGATPDKSDVPSNTDSYLHVV; encoded by the coding sequence ATGAGTCAATTGGGTTGGGCACGGCTCCAATTCGGTGTCACCACGATTTATCATTTCTTTTTCGTGCCGGTGACCATCGGCATGGCCCTATTATTGGCCATTATGGAGTCGATTTATGTAGCCACCGGCAATGAAGATTACAAGACGCTGGTCAAATTCTGGGGTAAGCTCTTTTTGATTAATTTTGCGGTGGGTGTCGTGACCGGGATCTTGCAAGAATTTCAATTTGGCCTCGACTGGGCCGATTATTCCCGGTTTGTCGGCGATATTTTCGGAGCTCCGTTGGCGATTGAAGCGCTGGCGGCCTTCTTTTTGGAATCGACCTTTATCGGTATTTGGCAGTTCGGGTGGGAGCAAGTTTCGAAAAAAGTGCACTTGCTGGCGATTTGGATGGTAGCCTTGGGGACCACCCTGTCCGGTTTTTGGATTTTAACGGCGAATTCTTTTATGCAAGAACCCGTCGGTTATGTGTTGGTTCATGGCAAGGCGGAAATGAAAAGCTTTGGTGCCTTACTAACCAATCCGCAACTGTGGGTCGAATTTCCGCATACGATTGTGGCGGCTTATTTGACGGCGTCGGTCTTCATGTTGGCCATCTCCGCCTATCAAATTCTGAAGCACCGGACGCCGGAGCTCTTCGAGAAGTCGTTTAAACTGGCTGCGGTCGGAACCTTGGTATTTGGGATAAGTGTTGCCGTCATTGGAGACGCCCAGGCGTCGCACCTCGTTCAAGCGCAACCGATGAAGATTGCGGCGGCCGAGGCCATTTGGCAAAACACCGGGAATCACGCCCCATGGACCGTGATTGGGATTGTGGATGCGAAGGATCATCAATTAAAGGATGCCATTCAAATCCCCGATATGCTTACCATGTTAGCCTATAAGCGGCTCTCGGGTTCGCTGGAAGGCATTAATGCGCTCCAGGCGGCGTCGGTCAAACAATTTGGGCCCGGAAACTACGTACCGCCGGTCGCACCGACGTTTTATTCCTTCCGGGTAATGATTTTTGCCGGCACGCTGATGATTTTAGGCGGACTATGGGCCACCTGGCGGATTAAGGGCAACCGGTTCTTACAGAATCGCCGGCTGCTAAAACTCATGGTGTGGATGTTGCCGTTACCGTACATCGCCAACAGCGCGGGATGGATCATGACCGAAGTCGGCCGACAACCTTGGGTGGTCTATGGGCTTTTAGGAACCGCTCACGGTGTGTCGCCGGCCCAAACGGTGCCGGCGGCGGAAATCATCACCTCCCTGACGGCATTTGCCGCCATCTACACGGCGATGGCCATCGCGGCGATTTTCCTGTTCAAGAAGTATATCGACTTAGGCGCCACGCCCGATAAAAGTGACGTGCCGAGCAACACCGACAGCTACTTGCACGTGGTATAG